Proteins encoded by one window of Cyclobacteriaceae bacterium:
- a CDS encoding DUF3820 family protein, whose product MEKHALIELTTMKMPFGKYKGTLLCDLPEFYLAWFQRKGFPKGKLGELMATAYEIKLNGLMHLLEPLRKR is encoded by the coding sequence ATGGAAAAGCATGCACTGATAGAACTCACCACCATGAAAATGCCCTTTGGCAAGTACAAGGGTACATTGCTTTGCGATTTACCCGAGTTTTACCTGGCGTGGTTTCAACGAAAGGGTTTTCCTAAAGGAAAGCTGGGTGAATTAATGGCTACAGCCTACGAAATAAAACTTAATGGGCTGATGCATCTGTTGGAACCGCTGAGAAAGAGATGA
- a CDS encoding OmpA family protein, whose translation MRVLILGVLCFMTFTLWSQTDSLVVAEGKIINAETKEPVVARITYQNLPYGNRMGVINNSSFSFPLFDGERYSITVEASGFASAKYMLDPTEANGDNRIVKDIELHHTTGASKKHTVGHVMRLDNLIFEVAKSKIDPDSYAELDLLVKMMNEHKSMVIQLEGHTDYLGDPGKNMKLSEQRVDAVRDYLVGKGIHKNRIKLKAFGGTQPLSRDNTPEGHRLNRRVEVRILQD comes from the coding sequence ATGAGAGTTTTAATTCTTGGTGTGCTCTGCTTCATGACGTTCACATTGTGGTCGCAAACCGATAGCCTGGTTGTTGCAGAAGGAAAAATCATCAATGCCGAAACCAAAGAGCCTGTTGTGGCACGCATCACCTATCAAAATCTTCCGTATGGTAACCGAATGGGCGTTATTAATAACAGCAGCTTTTCATTTCCCTTGTTTGATGGTGAGCGCTATTCCATAACGGTAGAAGCTTCCGGGTTTGCGTCTGCCAAATATATGCTTGACCCAACCGAAGCGAATGGCGACAATCGAATTGTAAAGGACATTGAATTACATCATACGACAGGTGCGTCCAAGAAGCATACGGTTGGACATGTAATGCGGTTGGATAACCTGATTTTTGAAGTAGCCAAATCGAAAATTGATCCGGATTCGTATGCTGAACTTGATCTGTTGGTGAAGATGATGAATGAGCATAAGAGTATGGTTATTCAATTGGAAGGACACACGGACTACCTGGGCGATCCGGGGAAGAACATGAAATTATCGGAGCAGCGAGTGGATGCTGTGCGCGATTATCTTGTGGGCAAAGGAATCCACAAGAATAGAATTAAACTAAAAGCCTTTGGTGGAACGCAGCCGCTGTCGCGGGATAATACTCCGGAAGGTCACCGGCTGAACCGCAGGGTAGAGGTTCGGATTTTGCAGGATTAG
- a CDS encoding peptidoglycan DD-metalloendopeptidase family protein, whose translation MIKRVLLRACVFLFLSVLIYSDYVFRHDAGIVQNPVALDFDWTPPTMLYGMVVDNHEVIEDRVKRNQFLSDIMREYNVPVNLINQVSSLPRHVFDARKIIPDKKFTFIRSADSLRVPKAFVYEPNPIDYVVFRFGDSLFVDVCQREVTVVEKSISGVIMSSLSQTINELGLSHELTNKFVDIFAWQVDFQRLQQGDQFKLIYEEQQVDGRPIGIKQINGIYFNHFGSGYYAIAFDQGNGLDYFDEEGKSLRKALLKYPIEFTRISSRYSRSRLHPVQKVYKAHLGTDFAAPTGTPIRSVGDGIVQEAQYKRNNGNYVKIRHNGTYTTQYLHMSKIAPGIKPGVRVRQGQWIGNVGSTGLATGPHVCYRFWKNGVQVDALRVELPPSEPITEAYLEAYNAARNAMIEKLNAIPSVFPNTFASAL comes from the coding sequence ATGATAAAGCGGGTGCTTTTACGTGCATGTGTTTTTCTGTTTTTGAGCGTGCTCATCTATAGCGATTATGTATTTCGTCATGATGCAGGCATAGTTCAAAATCCTGTTGCGCTTGATTTTGATTGGACTCCCCCAACCATGCTGTATGGAATGGTGGTGGATAATCATGAAGTGATTGAAGATCGCGTTAAGCGAAATCAATTTCTTTCGGACATTATGCGCGAATATAATGTGCCGGTGAACCTGATCAACCAGGTGTCATCACTTCCGCGCCATGTTTTTGATGCCCGTAAAATCATTCCCGATAAGAAGTTTACGTTTATCCGCAGTGCCGATTCGCTGCGCGTGCCCAAGGCTTTTGTGTATGAACCCAATCCGATAGATTATGTGGTGTTTCGGTTTGGCGATTCGTTGTTTGTGGATGTTTGCCAACGCGAAGTAACGGTAGTTGAAAAATCCATTTCCGGGGTAATCATGTCCTCACTTTCACAAACGATTAATGAACTCGGCTTATCGCATGAGTTAACCAATAAGTTTGTAGATATTTTTGCCTGGCAGGTTGATTTTCAGCGCTTGCAACAAGGCGATCAGTTTAAACTGATTTATGAAGAACAACAGGTAGATGGAAGGCCGATTGGAATAAAACAGATTAACGGAATTTACTTCAACCACTTTGGCAGTGGTTACTATGCCATTGCTTTTGATCAGGGTAATGGCCTGGATTATTTTGATGAAGAAGGAAAGAGTTTACGGAAAGCATTGTTGAAATATCCGATTGAATTTACCCGAATCAGTTCGCGCTACAGCCGAAGCAGGTTACATCCGGTACAAAAAGTTTACAAAGCACATTTGGGTACCGACTTTGCCGCACCTACCGGAACGCCCATCCGATCGGTTGGTGATGGCATTGTACAGGAAGCACAATACAAGCGTAACAATGGCAACTACGTAAAGATACGTCATAACGGCACTTACACCACGCAGTACCTGCACATGTCGAAAATTGCACCGGGCATTAAGCCGGGTGTACGCGTCCGGCAAGGGCAATGGATTGGTAATGTGGGAAGCACAGGCTTAGCTACAGGACCACACGTTTGCTATCGATTCTGGAAAAATGGTGTTCAGGTTGATGCGTTGCGCGTAGAACTTCCACCATCTGAGCCGATAACGGAGGCTTACCTGGAAGCGTATAATGCAGCCCGCAATGCGATGATCGAGAAGCTTAATGCGATCCCTTCCGTATTTCCGAATACGTTTGCTTCGGCCTTGTAG
- a CDS encoding patatin-like phospholipase family protein yields MRKSLFLLILFSSTSLYAQKVALVLSGGGAKGIAHVGVLKALEEHNIPIDYIVGTSMGGIVGGCYAAGMSPQQIEEMILSDDFLRWITGSPERGYNFHYYSDEISPGFIRLDLSLDSTLSVQFNTSIASDASLNFAITEKMAEASAISRNNFDSLFVPLRVMAADVFSQSQVILKRGSLSDALRATQTVPFFYTPIRVDDKYLFDGGVYNNFPVDVAQQEFEPDVLIGSNVSSKIFKEYPYKDDDKLINRSLLYMLLDKSDPAAIPENGVYIQPNLDGYTSFDFVRAKALIDSGYVQTLRQLDELKMKMPARSGEPTVQSRREAFLKKKQPLAINDLTFRNLNSRQRKYIRRIFNVKADGLEKPLTIQEAKKGYFKLITEPYFSNMYPSIRYDTTQSNFQLQLTQRPQKNFQVDFGGAMASRNISNLYLGLDYYYFNNALTHFFIGAQTGSFYKSFMANTRIDLPYLGRFYVQPEVVLSDYDYVEGTDLLQKTTPTVLRRFDRKAGVRLGWPLGNTIKSTVVFNGFTNKDRYSNTKAFNSLDTLDELSLRGFKTGFIFTTSNLDRKQYASAGKSISLSAFYFDVHEDYVPGTTSLNDLPFERNHQWFRVRATVEQYFNRGTFRPGYYAEAVFSNQPFFQNYFGTIVNTPGFFPIQDSRTLILENFRSPNYLALGAKNVIVVRPRKLDLRLEGYIFKPLDYVQQGINQEAIKNGDLTTVFFAGTAGLVYHSLVGPISLSANYYDDEENKFGVLFHVGFLMFNKHTLED; encoded by the coding sequence ATGCGAAAGTCCCTCTTCCTTCTTATTTTATTTTCATCGACAAGCTTGTATGCGCAAAAAGTAGCCCTTGTATTAAGTGGAGGGGGGGCAAAAGGTATTGCACACGTAGGCGTACTGAAGGCACTGGAAGAGCACAACATACCCATCGATTATATTGTAGGAACCTCTATGGGCGGCATTGTGGGCGGCTGTTATGCGGCAGGCATGAGTCCGCAGCAAATTGAAGAAATGATTTTATCCGATGACTTTCTTCGATGGATAACCGGCTCGCCCGAAAGAGGATACAACTTTCATTATTATAGCGATGAGATAAGCCCGGGGTTTATCCGGCTTGATCTCTCATTGGATTCGACACTCTCCGTTCAGTTTAATACCAGTATTGCCAGCGATGCCTCCTTGAATTTTGCGATTACTGAAAAAATGGCTGAGGCCTCTGCCATATCGCGAAACAATTTCGACAGTCTGTTTGTGCCCTTGCGGGTAATGGCTGCCGATGTATTCTCGCAATCACAGGTTATTTTAAAACGTGGATCGTTAAGTGATGCGTTGCGGGCCACACAAACGGTTCCCTTTTTCTACACACCCATACGCGTGGATGATAAATATCTGTTTGATGGAGGTGTGTACAATAACTTTCCGGTAGATGTTGCCCAACAGGAGTTTGAACCCGATGTACTGATTGGATCAAATGTATCGTCTAAGATTTTTAAAGAGTATCCCTATAAGGACGATGATAAGTTGATTAACCGTTCGTTGTTGTATATGCTCTTGGATAAATCCGATCCGGCTGCTATTCCGGAAAACGGAGTTTATATCCAACCAAACCTAGACGGATATACGTCATTTGATTTTGTGCGCGCAAAAGCATTGATTGATAGCGGTTACGTTCAAACGTTGAGGCAACTGGATGAATTGAAAATGAAAATGCCTGCCCGATCCGGTGAGCCTACTGTTCAGTCGAGGCGAGAAGCTTTTTTGAAAAAGAAACAGCCGTTAGCGATCAACGACCTTACGTTTAGAAATCTGAATTCGCGGCAACGCAAATACATCCGAAGAATTTTTAATGTAAAAGCTGACGGTTTGGAAAAACCATTGACTATTCAGGAAGCGAAGAAGGGATATTTTAAATTGATTACGGAACCGTATTTCAGTAATATGTATCCGAGTATTCGTTATGACACAACTCAATCTAATTTTCAACTTCAACTGACACAACGGCCACAGAAAAACTTTCAGGTAGATTTTGGTGGAGCAATGGCTTCCCGAAACATTAGTAATCTTTACCTCGGCCTTGATTACTATTATTTCAACAATGCGTTAACGCATTTTTTTATAGGCGCACAAACAGGTAGCTTCTACAAATCATTCATGGCTAATACCCGTATTGATCTTCCTTACCTCGGGCGGTTTTATGTTCAACCCGAGGTAGTGTTGAGCGATTATGATTATGTTGAAGGTACCGATCTTCTACAAAAAACAACGCCAACGGTGTTGAGGCGTTTCGACAGGAAGGCTGGCGTACGCCTGGGCTGGCCGTTAGGCAATACAATTAAATCTACAGTTGTGTTTAATGGGTTTACCAATAAGGATCGGTACTCAAACACTAAAGCATTTAATAGTTTGGATACATTGGATGAGCTTAGTCTACGTGGTTTTAAAACAGGATTCATCTTTACCACCAGTAACCTGGACAGGAAGCAATATGCATCGGCAGGTAAAAGCATTTCGTTAAGTGCTTTTTATTTTGATGTGCACGAAGATTATGTTCCCGGAACCACATCCCTTAACGACCTTCCGTTTGAGCGGAATCATCAATGGTTTCGGGTGCGTGCAACGGTTGAGCAGTATTTTAATCGGGGCACCTTTCGCCCGGGTTATTATGCCGAAGCCGTGTTTTCAAATCAACCCTTCTTTCAAAACTATTTCGGAACAATCGTGAACACTCCGGGGTTTTTTCCCATTCAGGATAGCCGCACGCTGATTCTTGAAAACTTTCGTTCGCCCAATTACCTCGCACTGGGCGCCAAAAATGTGATCGTTGTTCGTCCCCGAAAACTGGATTTACGGCTGGAGGGCTACATCTTTAAGCCCCTTGACTATGTTCAACAAGGCATTAATCAGGAAGCTATTAAGAATGGCGATTTAACTACCGTATTCTTTGCAGGAACGGCCGGGCTGGTATATCATTCGTTGGTAGGCCCCATAAGTCTCAGCGCCAACTATTATGACGATGAGGAGAACAAATTCGGGGTATTATTTCATGTAGGATTTTTGATGTTTAACAAGCACACCTTGGAGGACTGA
- a CDS encoding OmpA family protein, with amino-acid sequence MRRCLAILFLLSAPLFYTQAQVVQWASKVIEFSSELTPIQYSAQQVLGKPNVLPAGGQNPNAWAPDRPNRKEFLKLGFDNPIQIQQVAIAESHSPSALSRILLYDEAGREYEAMTLNPGAVPLKAMMRNIFIEKTTYKVVAVKLEFDGAAIPDYFGIDAVAISDSNYPIVAFIPKPALLASGIVIEQLDENVNSEYAELNPILSPDGKTLYFSRRNHPENAGGVNDKEDIWYSELGEDGKWTLARNMGPQFNNAYPNFVNSISSMTPDGRTAIMLLGNKYLDNDKMQAGVSVSTNVGGTWTKPVALNITNDYNFNEKANYFLANNRKTMILSVEREDSNGDRDLYVSFMKDDSVWTEPLNLGNIVNTAGEESAPFLSPDDVTLYFSSNGFSGYGGTDVYVTKRLDDTWTNWSEPENLGPEINSPLEDLFFNIPNNSDFAYYSRGVTETNLDIFRVKLPILRSPEIWVTVKGKLIDAETGKPIGAKIIYERLPDGTDVGIAQSNPETGEYEVKLPAGHLYGVRAEAKDHISESQNLDLRNITSDMVIENKNFTLQPIQVARIDENVTITLNNIFFDFDKAVLKPESFSELNRIVTLMNERQGMQVEITGHTCDIGEDNYNMGLSERRAKAVSKYLLDKGISAERIAVKFFGETQPTVPNTSLENRRKNRRVEFKIVKI; translated from the coding sequence ATGAGAAGATGTTTAGCAATCCTGTTCCTGCTTAGCGCGCCCCTCTTTTATACCCAGGCTCAGGTTGTTCAGTGGGCTTCAAAAGTTATCGAGTTTTCTTCGGAATTAACCCCCATTCAATACTCAGCACAGCAGGTGTTGGGCAAACCCAATGTATTGCCTGCTGGCGGTCAGAACCCCAATGCCTGGGCGCCCGACAGACCTAACCGAAAAGAGTTTTTGAAATTGGGATTCGACAATCCGATTCAAATTCAGCAGGTTGCTATTGCCGAATCGCATAGCCCCAGTGCTTTGAGTCGAATACTCTTGTATGACGAAGCAGGGCGAGAGTATGAAGCAATGACCCTGAACCCGGGAGCTGTGCCGCTCAAAGCCATGATGCGGAATATCTTCATTGAAAAAACCACATACAAAGTTGTGGCTGTAAAACTTGAATTTGATGGGGCTGCCATTCCGGATTATTTTGGTATTGATGCTGTGGCAATTTCAGATTCGAATTATCCCATCGTAGCCTTTATTCCTAAACCAGCTTTGCTCGCATCAGGTATTGTGATTGAACAGCTTGATGAAAATGTAAACAGCGAGTACGCTGAACTGAATCCAATTCTTTCACCCGATGGAAAGACGTTATACTTCAGTAGAAGAAATCACCCTGAAAATGCTGGAGGTGTTAATGACAAAGAAGACATCTGGTATTCGGAATTAGGGGAAGACGGAAAGTGGACTTTGGCCAGGAATATGGGGCCGCAGTTCAATAACGCATATCCTAACTTCGTTAACTCCATAAGCTCCATGACACCTGATGGCCGCACCGCCATTATGTTGTTGGGAAACAAGTACCTTGATAATGATAAGATGCAGGCGGGTGTTTCTGTGAGTACAAATGTGGGCGGAACGTGGACAAAACCGGTTGCACTGAATATTACCAACGACTATAACTTTAACGAAAAGGCCAATTACTTTCTGGCCAATAATCGGAAAACCATGATTCTTTCTGTTGAACGGGAAGATTCCAATGGTGATCGCGATTTATATGTTTCATTTATGAAAGATGACAGCGTGTGGACCGAACCGCTGAATCTTGGAAACATTGTGAATACAGCAGGTGAAGAGTCGGCACCTTTTCTGTCACCCGATGATGTAACCCTTTATTTTTCATCAAACGGTTTCAGCGGTTATGGCGGAACCGATGTGTACGTAACAAAAAGACTGGATGATACCTGGACGAACTGGTCTGAACCGGAGAACCTTGGGCCAGAGATCAACTCGCCATTGGAGGACCTTTTCTTTAACATTCCGAACAATAGTGACTTCGCCTATTACTCACGTGGCGTAACCGAAACCAACCTGGATATCTTTCGAGTAAAGCTGCCGATTTTGCGTAGCCCTGAAATCTGGGTTACGGTTAAAGGAAAGCTTATTGATGCTGAAACGGGTAAGCCCATTGGTGCAAAAATTATTTATGAACGTTTGCCCGATGGCACGGATGTGGGGATAGCGCAGTCAAACCCGGAAACTGGTGAGTATGAAGTAAAACTTCCAGCTGGTCATTTGTATGGCGTACGGGCCGAAGCAAAAGATCACATCAGCGAAAGCCAAAACCTGGATTTGCGCAACATCACTTCCGACATGGTGATTGAGAATAAGAACTTTACGCTGCAACCTATACAGGTTGCACGTATTGATGAAAACGTAACCATTACCTTGAACAATATCTTCTTTGATTTTGATAAAGCTGTTCTGAAGCCAGAATCGTTTTCGGAATTAAACCGAATTGTAACCCTGATGAATGAACGCCAAGGCATGCAGGTAGAGATTACCGGCCACACCTGCGATATTGGAGAAGACAATTACAACATGGGTCTTTCTGAGCGGAGGGCAAAAGCCGTTAGCAAGTATTTATTGGATAAAGGTATTTCTGCGGAACGCATTGCCGTGAAATTCTTTGGTGAAACCCAGCCTACTGTTCCGAATACGAGCCTGGAAAACAGACGGAAAAACAGACGCGTTGAATTTAAAATTGTGAAAATATAA
- a CDS encoding dipeptidase: MIKQYIDTHQQRFLDELFDWLRIPSVSADSRHKGDVRKAAEYLVNKFKEAGVDKVELCETPGHPIVYAEKIVNPSLPTVLVYGHYDVQPPDPLDLWTSPPFEPVIKDGKIYARGSCDDKGQVYMHVKAFEAMMKLNTLTCNVKFMVEGEEEVGSEHLDIFVKENKEKLKADIILISDTAIISLDHPSITTGLRGLSYVEVEVTGPNRDLHSGVYGGAVANPVNVLSKMIASLHDANGHVTIPGFYDRVVELSAADREAINKAPFNLDQYKKELGIDDIQGEKGYTTLERTGIRPTLDVNGIWGGYTGEGAKTVLPSKAYAKISMRLVPDQNNAEITELFTKHFTSIAPKSVKVKVTPLHGGQPAVTPTDSIAFKAASAAFEEVWSKKPIPTRDGGSIPIVALFKKELGLDTVLMGFGLDSDAIHSPNEHYGVKNFLLGIETITAFYKHYAKT, encoded by the coding sequence ATGATCAAGCAATACATTGATACCCATCAACAGCGTTTTCTGGATGAACTTTTCGATTGGCTCCGCATTCCGTCAGTAAGTGCAGATAGCCGCCACAAAGGCGATGTGCGCAAAGCAGCAGAATACCTGGTGAATAAATTCAAGGAAGCCGGTGTGGATAAAGTTGAACTTTGTGAAACGCCCGGTCACCCGATTGTGTATGCTGAAAAGATTGTGAATCCTTCACTACCCACTGTATTGGTATATGGCCATTACGATGTGCAGCCTCCCGATCCGCTTGATCTGTGGACTTCCCCTCCGTTTGAGCCAGTGATTAAAGATGGAAAAATTTATGCACGCGGCTCTTGCGATGACAAAGGCCAGGTGTATATGCACGTAAAAGCATTTGAGGCGATGATGAAGCTGAACACACTCACGTGCAATGTGAAATTTATGGTGGAAGGTGAAGAAGAGGTGGGCTCTGAGCACCTGGATATTTTTGTAAAAGAGAATAAAGAGAAATTAAAGGCAGATATTATTCTGATTTCGGATACAGCCATTATTTCGCTGGATCATCCATCCATTACAACCGGCTTACGCGGATTAAGCTATGTGGAAGTTGAGGTAACGGGCCCAAACCGCGATTTGCACTCGGGAGTCTATGGAGGAGCCGTAGCGAATCCGGTAAATGTATTGAGCAAAATGATAGCCTCCTTGCATGACGCGAATGGCCACGTAACCATACCCGGCTTTTATGATCGGGTGGTGGAGTTGAGTGCAGCCGATCGTGAAGCCATTAACAAAGCGCCTTTTAATTTGGATCAGTATAAAAAGGAGTTAGGCATTGATGACATACAAGGAGAAAAAGGGTACACGACTTTAGAGCGCACAGGCATCCGACCCACGTTGGATGTGAATGGAATTTGGGGTGGCTATACCGGTGAGGGTGCAAAAACCGTATTGCCGTCAAAAGCGTACGCTAAAATTTCCATGCGGTTGGTGCCTGATCAAAACAATGCCGAAATCACAGAACTGTTCACCAAACATTTTACATCCATTGCGCCCAAATCAGTAAAAGTAAAAGTAACGCCTTTGCATGGCGGGCAGCCCGCGGTTACGCCAACTGACTCTATAGCGTTCAAAGCTGCGAGTGCGGCATTTGAAGAAGTGTGGAGTAAAAAGCCAATTCCAACCCGCGATGGCGGAAGTATTCCGATTGTGGCATTGTTCAAGAAGGAGCTTGGTTTGGATACCGTATTAATGGGCTTTGGTTTGGATTCAGATGCCATTCATTCACCAAATGAACATTATGGGGTGAAAAACTTTTTGCTGGGTATTGAAACCATCACGGCCTTTTATAAGCACTATGCCAAAACTTAA
- a CDS encoding cytochrome c biogenesis protein CcdA, which translates to MKRFFGVLFLGLIFNAAYAQILTPAKWTWAPSKTSVKTGDQLDLIFTVTTDKTWYVYANDFDPDCGPMLTTITLEPNASFELVGDLRAINPTDKYDEIFGCDVKIFKDKGEFRQTIRVLSTDLKLAGTYDGQTCTEVDGKCIPFDGEFSFTGITVSGKTIETKTPEKPKQNDQPEIKEEPIPADTAKTEASKTPVQYGALTGPVLDKTILEGDDSLDDSSFFGYLVFAFVLGLISLITPCVFPMVPMTVTFFLRDNQSRREGVRNAIIFGISIITIYTLAGTLFAVLLGAEGLNALATHWAPNLFVFIIFIVFALSFLGLFEINAPHQLVNKADQKAEKGGLAGIFFMAATLVLVSFSCTIPIVGNVVVMSAGGQILKPILAMFSYSLAFAIPFTLFAIFPEWMKGMPKSGGWLNAVKVTLGFLELALALKFFSIADQAYHWGLLDRDTNIALWIVIFALLGFYLLGKIRMPHDSPVEKVTVPRLLMATLVFSFVIYLVPGLWGAPLKALAGYLPPQYTHDFDLVSMTRSTRANEICDLPKYTDFLHLPHGLNGYFDYEQALACARQQNKPLFIDFTGHGCTNCREMEAVVWSDPAVLERLKNDFVIVALYVDDKTPLPESEWITSRYDGKVKKTIGKKNADLQIANLDNNAQPFYVLLGPDERVLAWPYGYDRSVEKFVEFLESGKKKYEELYK; encoded by the coding sequence ATGAAAAGATTCTTCGGTGTACTTTTTCTGGGGCTCATTTTTAACGCGGCATACGCACAAATTTTAACCCCTGCAAAATGGACATGGGCACCCTCCAAAACATCGGTGAAAACCGGTGATCAGCTCGACCTGATTTTTACCGTAACCACCGACAAAACATGGTACGTCTATGCCAATGACTTTGATCCGGATTGCGGACCCATGTTGACCACCATCACACTTGAACCAAATGCCAGTTTTGAATTGGTAGGCGATCTCAGGGCAATCAATCCAACCGACAAGTACGATGAGATTTTTGGTTGCGATGTAAAGATATTCAAAGACAAAGGTGAATTCAGACAAACCATTCGTGTGCTGTCAACCGATCTGAAACTTGCAGGAACGTATGATGGACAAACCTGTACAGAAGTAGACGGAAAATGCATTCCGTTTGATGGCGAGTTTTCGTTTACCGGAATAACTGTTTCTGGAAAAACCATTGAAACTAAAACACCTGAAAAGCCAAAGCAAAACGATCAACCTGAAATAAAGGAGGAGCCTATTCCTGCAGATACTGCAAAAACAGAAGCATCGAAAACGCCTGTTCAATATGGCGCACTTACAGGCCCTGTGTTGGATAAAACCATTCTGGAAGGTGATGACAGTTTGGACGACAGTTCATTTTTCGGGTACCTGGTTTTTGCTTTTGTACTGGGTTTGATCTCGCTGATTACTCCATGCGTTTTTCCGATGGTACCCATGACGGTTACATTTTTCCTTCGCGATAACCAGTCGCGAAGAGAAGGTGTTCGCAATGCCATTATTTTCGGAATATCCATCATTACCATTTACACATTAGCCGGAACGTTGTTCGCAGTGTTGCTGGGCGCAGAAGGATTGAATGCACTGGCTACACACTGGGCACCTAACCTGTTTGTATTCATCATCTTTATTGTATTCGCGCTTTCCTTTTTAGGATTGTTTGAAATCAATGCACCACACCAATTGGTGAACAAAGCCGATCAGAAAGCCGAAAAGGGCGGACTGGCAGGTATCTTCTTCATGGCCGCAACCTTGGTGCTGGTTTCGTTTTCATGCACCATACCTATTGTGGGGAACGTGGTGGTGATGTCTGCCGGTGGGCAAATTTTAAAACCCATTCTGGCGATGTTTTCCTACTCGCTTGCATTCGCCATTCCGTTTACACTCTTCGCTATTTTTCCGGAGTGGATGAAGGGCATGCCGAAATCAGGTGGCTGGTTGAATGCCGTAAAAGTTACCTTAGGTTTTCTTGAGCTTGCACTCGCATTAAAGTTTTTCAGCATTGCCGATCAGGCTTATCATTGGGGCTTATTGGATCGCGATACCAACATTGCGCTCTGGATTGTAATTTTTGCGTTGCTTGGATTTTACCTGCTCGGAAAAATTCGCATGCCGCATGATAGTCCGGTGGAGAAAGTTACCGTGCCGCGATTGTTAATGGCCACCTTGGTATTCTCTTTCGTGATTTATCTCGTGCCTGGCTTGTGGGGCGCTCCGCTAAAAGCATTAGCCGGATACTTACCACCACAATACACGCACGACTTCGACTTGGTTTCGATGACACGCAGCACGCGTGCAAATGAAATTTGTGATTTACCGAAGTACACCGACTTCCTTCATTTGCCTCACGGCTTAAACGGATACTTTGATTATGAGCAAGCGTTGGCTTGTGCGCGTCAACAGAACAAACCGTTGTTTATTGATTTTACCGGTCATGGTTGTACCAACTGTCGTGAAATGGAAGCGGTGGTGTGGAGCGACCCTGCTGTACTCGAGCGATTGAAAAATGATTTCGTGATCGTGGCATTATACGTAGATGACAAAACTCCACTCCCGGAAAGTGAATGGATTACATCGCGCTACGATGGCAAAGTGAAAAAGACGATCGGCAAAAAGAATGCGGACCTTCAAATCGCAAACCTGGATAATAACGCGCAACCTTTTTATGTGCTGCTTGGGCCGGATGAACGTGTGTTGGCGTGGCCGTATGGCTACGACCGTAGCGTTGAGAAATTCGTAGAGTTTTTGGAAAGCGGAAAGAAGAAGTACGAAGAGCTGTATAAGTAA